In Takifugu flavidus isolate HTHZ2018 chromosome 5, ASM371156v2, whole genome shotgun sequence, the following proteins share a genomic window:
- the prodhb gene encoding proline dehydrogenase 1, mitochondrial yields the protein MIRVKTVSLAGSHGRGLRFTFSSAPRSPINRCSGAGGERGLGNGSSSGSGSSSGSGATKICVNFDQTQEAYKSKDSLELLRSLVVFKLCSYDFLVDRNREIMTLGKKILGQTGFNQLMKMTFYGQFVAGEDHVAIQPLIRKNQAFGVGSVLDYSVEEDINTEADDASAAQEESADKNLGQTTHTAHGGGGAAARGRVDKEAKCDQHMETFIKCIKASGGSSSEGFSAIKMTALAEPEFLLRFSGVLVKWRRFFAFLAAQQGQDGMEVLEQSLELRQTQEILAKLGAKGDFYDWFSGKKEDFSGTIDMLDWNSLLDDRAKNSDLLVVPNVELGEMEQMLKNFTEKEEIQMKRILQRLDVLAKHAVQSGVRLMVDAEQTYFQPAISRLTLEMQRIYNREKPVIFNTYQCYLKEAFDAVSVDVELSRREGWHFAAKLVRGAYMHQERERAKELGYEDPINPDYESTNRMYHRCLDHILEEIATNRKANVMVASHNEETIKHTINRMNELGLLPSESKVSFGQLLGMCDQISFPLGQAGLPVYKYVPYGPINDVLPYLSRRAQENQGFMKGAQKERELLWEELKRRLLSGELFHRPVC from the exons ATGATACGCGTCAAAACGGTGTCGCTGGCGGGGTCACACGGACGGGGTCTCCGGTTCACCTTCAGCTCGGCGCCCAGGAGCCCGATCAACAGGTGCAGCGGCGCCGGTGGGGAGCGAGGTTTGGGGAACGGCTCcagctccggctccggctccagcTCCGGCTCCGGGGCCACCAAGATCTGCGTAAACTTTGACCAGACACAGGAGGCTTATAAAAGCAAAGACTCATTAGAGCTGCTCAGAAGTCTGGTGGTGTTTAAACTCTGCTCGTATGACTTCCTGgtggacagaaacagagag ATAATGACTCTGGGTAAGAAGATACTGGGGCAGACAGGCTTCAACCAGTTGATGAAGATGACATTTTATGGCCAGTTTGTGGCCGGCGAGGACCACGTTGCCATCCAGCCGCTGATCCGGAAGAATCAGGCCTTTGGCGTGGGCTCCGTCCTGGACTACAGCGTGGAGGAAGACATCAACACTGAAGCTGACGA TGCATCGGCTGCACAGGAAGAGAGCGCAG ACAAGAACCTCGGACAGACAACGCACACGGCACACGGCGGGGGAGGGGCCGCGGCTCGCGGGCGCGTTGACAAGGAGGCCAAATGTGACCAACACATGGAGACCTTCATCAAATGCATCAAAGCATCTG GCGGGAGCTCGTCGGAGGGGTTCTCTGCCATCAAAATGACCGCTCTAGCGGAACCGGAGTTTCTG CTGCGCTTCTCCGGCGTCCTTGTGAAGTGGCGACGCTTCTTCGCCTTCCTCGCCGCACAGCAGGGACAAGATGGCATGGAGGTCTTAGAGCAAAGCCTGGAGCTCAGGCAGACACAG GAAATCTTGGCCAAACTGGGCGCAAAAGGGGATTTTTATGACTGGTTTAGTGGGAAGAAAGAAGACTTCTCAGG AACCATTGACATGCTTGACTGGAACAGCCTACTCGATGACAGAGCAAAGAATTCCGACCTGTTGGTTGTGCCTAATGTGGAG TTAGGTGAGATGGAACAAATGCTGAAAAACTTCACTGAGAAGGAGGAGATTCAGATGAAGAGGATCCTGCAGCGCCTGGACGTGCTGGCCAAG CATGCAGTTCAAAGCGGTGTTCGCTTGATGGTGGATGCAGAGCAGACCTACTTCCAACCAGCCATCAGCAGACTCACGCTGGAGATGCAGAGGATCTATAACAGGGAGAAGCCTGTTATCTTCAACACGTATCAGTGCTACCTCAAG GAGGCTTTCGACGCCGTCAGCGTGGACGTTGAACTGTCCCGACGCGAGGGATGGCACTTTGCTGCCAAACTGGTGCGGGGGGCTTACATGCATCAGGAGCGGGAGCGAGCCAAGGAGCTCGGCTACGAAGATCCCATTAACCCCGATTACGAGTCCACCAACAGAATGTACCACAG GTGCCTGGACCACATCCTGGAGGAGATAGCGACCAACAGGAAGGCTAATGTGATGGTGGCCTCCCATAATGAGGAGACCATTAAACACACTATAAATCG GATGAACGAGCTGGGCCTCTTACCTTCGGAGAGCAAGGTGTCCTTTGGTCAACTCTTGGGAATGTGTGATCAGATCAGCTTCCCGCTGG GTCAGGCAGGCCTCCCCGTCTACAAGTACGTCCCCTACGGGCCCATCAACGACGTTCTCCCCTACCTGTCTCGGAGAGCTCAGGAGAACCAAGGCTTCATGAAGGGGGCCCAGAAGGAGAGGGagctgctgtgggaggagctAAAACGCCGGCTTCTATCGGGGGAGCTCTTCCACCGACCAGTGTGCTGA